One genomic window of Panicum hallii strain FIL2 chromosome 6, PHallii_v3.1, whole genome shotgun sequence includes the following:
- the LOC112897940 gene encoding SKP1-like protein 21 isoform X2, whose product MSESELAVIKPEALKTYIWLQCFDGSIQQVEEEVAMFCPMICREIVKNGTGSSKNHAIVLPERVNPASLSLILDYCRFHQVPGRSNKERKSFDEKFVRIDTEKLCKLASAALGLQLRPLVDLTCGALARIIGGKTPDEVRDIFHLPDDLTEEEKLEPLKNINADPTIRLLNRLYAKKRKELQERQKLKDVQTQEEQKDERSLDELLCFINGDGDSRGGKAAKNKRKNKRRKDQAKNPAKANSEPVNKEGASCVVPRKADSGNISGLPCRRPDLQGDIDPFDDAELDDGLDPAMREEIDREVADFAMKLNLVWPERMRLDQDQRMESHVGAR is encoded by the exons ATGTCAGAGAGCGAGTTAGCAGTAATAAAACCAGAG GCATTGAAGACTTATATATGGCTTCAGTGCTTTGATGGTTCCATACAGCAAGTGGAAGAGGAAGTTGCAATGTTCTGCCCTATGATATGTCGGGAAATAGTAAAAAATGGGACAGGATCATCTAAAAATCATGCTATTGTCCTCCCAGAAAGAGTTAATCCGGCAAGCTTGAGTTTGATTCTTGACTACTGTCGGTTTCATCAGGTCCCTGGGCGCTCAAACAAG GAGCGTAAGTCATTCGATGAAAAGTTTGTCCGGATAGACACAGAAAAACTCTGCAAGTTGGCTTCTGCAGCCCTCGGTCTACAGTTAAGGCCACTAGTTGATCTTACTTGTGGAGCACTTGCTCGAATCATCGGAGGAAAGACACCCGATGAAGTTCGAGATATCTTTCATTTACCAGATGACTTGACAGAG GAAGAGAAATTGGAGCCGCTAAAAAATATAAATGCTGATCCTACAATTCGTTTATTGAACCGGTTGTATGCAAAGAAGCGGAAAGAACTCCAGGAGCGCCAGAAACTAAAG GATGTTCAAACACAGGAAGAGCAAAAGGATGAGAGATCTTTGGATGAATTACTTTGTTTTATAAATGGTGATGGAG ATTCTAGGGGCGGGAAAGCTGCTAAGAATAAGAGAAAGAATAAAAGAAGGAAAGATCAAGCTAAGAATCCCGCAAAAGCGAACTCTGAACCTGTAAATAAG GAGGGAGCTAGCTGTGTGGTTCCGCGCAAAGCAGATAGTGGTAATATTTCTGGGCTTCCTTGCCGAAGGCCAGATTTGCAGGGCGATATCGACCCCTTTGACGATGCTGAACTCGATGATGGACTTGATCCTGCAATGAGGGAAGAGATCGATAG AGAAGTGGCGGACTTTGCAATGAAGTTGAACTTAGTTTGGCCCGAAAGAATGCGTTTGGACCAGGACCAACGGATGGAGTCGCATGTTGGTGCGCGGTG A
- the LOC112897940 gene encoding SKP1-like protein 21 isoform X1, translating into MSESELAVIKPEALKTYIWLQCFDGSIQQVEEEVAMFCPMICREIVKNGTGSSKNHAIVLPERVNPASLSLILDYCRFHQVPGRSNKERKSFDEKFVRIDTEKLCKLASAALGLQLRPLVDLTCGALARIIGGKTPDEVRDIFHLPDDLTEEEKLEPLKNINADPTIRLLNRLYAKKRKELQERQKLKDVQTQEEQKDERSLDELLCFINGDGDSRGGKAAKNKRKNKRRKDQAKNPAKANSEPVNKEGASCVVPRKADSGNISGLPCRRPDLQGDIDPFDDAELDDGLDPAMREEIDREVADFAMKLNLVWPERMRLDQDQRMESHVGARW; encoded by the exons ATGTCAGAGAGCGAGTTAGCAGTAATAAAACCAGAG GCATTGAAGACTTATATATGGCTTCAGTGCTTTGATGGTTCCATACAGCAAGTGGAAGAGGAAGTTGCAATGTTCTGCCCTATGATATGTCGGGAAATAGTAAAAAATGGGACAGGATCATCTAAAAATCATGCTATTGTCCTCCCAGAAAGAGTTAATCCGGCAAGCTTGAGTTTGATTCTTGACTACTGTCGGTTTCATCAGGTCCCTGGGCGCTCAAACAAG GAGCGTAAGTCATTCGATGAAAAGTTTGTCCGGATAGACACAGAAAAACTCTGCAAGTTGGCTTCTGCAGCCCTCGGTCTACAGTTAAGGCCACTAGTTGATCTTACTTGTGGAGCACTTGCTCGAATCATCGGAGGAAAGACACCCGATGAAGTTCGAGATATCTTTCATTTACCAGATGACTTGACAGAG GAAGAGAAATTGGAGCCGCTAAAAAATATAAATGCTGATCCTACAATTCGTTTATTGAACCGGTTGTATGCAAAGAAGCGGAAAGAACTCCAGGAGCGCCAGAAACTAAAG GATGTTCAAACACAGGAAGAGCAAAAGGATGAGAGATCTTTGGATGAATTACTTTGTTTTATAAATGGTGATGGAG ATTCTAGGGGCGGGAAAGCTGCTAAGAATAAGAGAAAGAATAAAAGAAGGAAAGATCAAGCTAAGAATCCCGCAAAAGCGAACTCTGAACCTGTAAATAAG GAGGGAGCTAGCTGTGTGGTTCCGCGCAAAGCAGATAGTGGTAATATTTCTGGGCTTCCTTGCCGAAGGCCAGATTTGCAGGGCGATATCGACCCCTTTGACGATGCTGAACTCGATGATGGACTTGATCCTGCAATGAGGGAAGAGATCGATAG AGAAGTGGCGGACTTTGCAATGAAGTTGAACTTAGTTTGGCCCGAAAGAATGCGTTTGGACCAGGACCAACGGATGGAGTCGCATGTTGGTGCGCGGTGGTAA
- the LOC112897940 gene encoding SKP1-like protein 21 isoform X3, with product MSESELAVIKPEALKTYIWLQCFDGSIQQVEEEVAMFCPMICREIVKNGTGSSKNHAIVLPERVNPASLSLILDYCRFHQVPGRSNKERKSFDEKFVRIDTEKLCKLASAALGLQLRPLVDLTCGALARIIGGKTPDEVRDIFHLPDDLTEEEKLEPLKNINADPTIRLLNRLYAKKRKELQERQKLKDVQTQEEQKDERSLDELLCFINGDGDSRGGKAAKNKRKNKRRKDQAKNPAKANSEPVNKFRRELAVWFRAKQIVVIFLGFLAEGQICRAISTPLTMLNSMMDLILQ from the exons ATGTCAGAGAGCGAGTTAGCAGTAATAAAACCAGAG GCATTGAAGACTTATATATGGCTTCAGTGCTTTGATGGTTCCATACAGCAAGTGGAAGAGGAAGTTGCAATGTTCTGCCCTATGATATGTCGGGAAATAGTAAAAAATGGGACAGGATCATCTAAAAATCATGCTATTGTCCTCCCAGAAAGAGTTAATCCGGCAAGCTTGAGTTTGATTCTTGACTACTGTCGGTTTCATCAGGTCCCTGGGCGCTCAAACAAG GAGCGTAAGTCATTCGATGAAAAGTTTGTCCGGATAGACACAGAAAAACTCTGCAAGTTGGCTTCTGCAGCCCTCGGTCTACAGTTAAGGCCACTAGTTGATCTTACTTGTGGAGCACTTGCTCGAATCATCGGAGGAAAGACACCCGATGAAGTTCGAGATATCTTTCATTTACCAGATGACTTGACAGAG GAAGAGAAATTGGAGCCGCTAAAAAATATAAATGCTGATCCTACAATTCGTTTATTGAACCGGTTGTATGCAAAGAAGCGGAAAGAACTCCAGGAGCGCCAGAAACTAAAG GATGTTCAAACACAGGAAGAGCAAAAGGATGAGAGATCTTTGGATGAATTACTTTGTTTTATAAATGGTGATGGAG ATTCTAGGGGCGGGAAAGCTGCTAAGAATAAGAGAAAGAATAAAAGAAGGAAAGATCAAGCTAAGAATCCCGCAAAAGCGAACTCTGAACCTGTAAATAAG TTCAGGAGGGAGCTAGCTGTGTGGTTCCGCGCAAAGCAGATAGTGGTAATATTTCTGGGCTTCCTTGCCGAAGGCCAGATTTGCAGGGCGATATCGACCCCTTTGACGATGCTGAACTCGATGATGGACTTGATCCTGCAATGA